A window of Bacteroidales bacterium contains these coding sequences:
- a CDS encoding aldo/keto reductase encodes MNDITITVREEEVPAIGLGTWLLRGNSCINTVKSAVSLGYRLIDTAQDYDNEREVGEGIQRAEALRNNIFLITKLNPANFAYKDTIGTTKESCHKLSVDYIDLILLHWPNTEIPLEETLNALAQLQKEGLIKHIGLSNFPPSLVDEAIKYTEIFCNQVEFHPYLVRQNLLDHAIMNDYLLMAYSPVAKGRLMEDSFLRSIAREHGKSPAQVSLRWLVQEGIVPVAKASNLEHLEENIDIFDFSLSDEEMAAIRALDRGLHLDPVSDMADEE; translated from the coding sequence ATGAATGACATTACCATAACGGTAAGAGAAGAGGAAGTGCCGGCTATTGGTTTGGGCACGTGGTTGCTCAGGGGCAATTCCTGTATCAATACGGTGAAAAGCGCCGTGTCATTAGGATACCGATTGATCGACACGGCTCAGGATTATGATAACGAAAGGGAAGTAGGGGAAGGCATTCAAAGGGCGGAGGCACTACGTAACAACATATTTTTAATAACCAAACTGAATCCGGCTAACTTTGCCTACAAGGATACGATCGGTACCACTAAGGAAAGCTGCCACAAGCTTTCTGTAGATTATATCGATCTAATATTACTGCACTGGCCTAACACTGAAATTCCACTGGAGGAAACCCTAAACGCTTTGGCTCAACTTCAGAAAGAAGGGCTTATTAAACATATTGGACTGAGCAACTTCCCACCTTCCCTGGTTGATGAAGCAATAAAATATACCGAAATATTCTGCAACCAGGTTGAATTTCACCCATACCTGGTACGCCAGAATCTTTTGGATCATGCAATAATGAATGATTATCTCCTGATGGCATACAGTCCGGTGGCCAAAGGGCGACTTATGGAAGATTCCTTTCTGCGGAGCATCGCAAGAGAACACGGAAAATCTCCTGCACAGGTTTCTCTCCGGTGGCTTGTTCAGGAAGGGATTGTGCCGGTCGCAAAAGCAAGCAACCTGGAGCATCTGGAAGAAAATATCGACATTTTTGATTTTAGTCTTTCTGATGAGGAGATGGCCGCAATCAGAGCACTGGACCGTGGATTGCATTTAGACCCTGTTAGTGATATGGCGGATGAGGAGTAA
- the nrfA gene encoding ammonia-forming cytochrome c nitrite reductase encodes MATIREHIRKKPWLGWLLFFATIVVVFILGLLASSIMERRAEAIFAYQPEVEHAQWEPRSEVWGRNFPRQYNRWKATQDTSFRTKYNGNARIDMLERNPRLVILWADYGFAKEYDQGRGHYYSIQDMRHNLRTGAPVDGQSSPMPNTCWTCKSPDVPRVMSEIGPDAFYEGSWEERGHQIVNSIGCADCHESENMNLHVPRPALVEAFERNDRDVEESSHQEMRSLVCAQCHSEYYFKGLGNYLVFPWDNGRSVEEVEAYYDERDFSDWTHGISKAPMIKAQHPDYELFKTGIHAERGLACADCHMPYTSEGGQKYTDHKIVSPLNYLEKTCLVCHKESEQELIQNVYSRFDKVKESQYQLEKLLVKAHFEARKAWELGASEEQMEDALMDIRHAQWRWGYVANSHGAPFHSPIESLRIYNTGINIAHEARMKLSRILAGLGFNKEVEVPDISTKAKAQEVTGLDMQHLNRQKKKFMEEVVPEWEEKAAEREKTYDIKKVDN; translated from the coding sequence ATGGCAACGATACGTGAACATATCCGAAAAAAGCCCTGGCTGGGATGGTTGTTGTTTTTCGCAACGATTGTGGTGGTTTTTATCTTGGGCTTGCTGGCCTCTTCCATTATGGAAAGAAGAGCGGAGGCTATTTTTGCTTATCAGCCCGAGGTAGAGCATGCTCAATGGGAACCGCGGAGTGAAGTATGGGGCAGGAATTTTCCCCGCCAGTACAATCGCTGGAAAGCAACACAAGATACCTCTTTCCGCACAAAATACAATGGCAATGCGCGAATCGACATGCTGGAAAGGAACCCCCGTTTGGTCATTCTATGGGCTGATTATGGTTTTGCCAAAGAGTATGACCAGGGTAGGGGTCATTATTATTCCATTCAGGATATGAGGCATAATTTACGTACCGGCGCCCCTGTAGATGGTCAAAGCAGTCCGATGCCCAACACATGCTGGACTTGCAAAAGCCCTGATGTTCCCCGTGTGATGAGCGAAATTGGTCCCGACGCGTTTTATGAAGGTTCATGGGAGGAACGAGGGCATCAGATAGTCAATTCCATTGGATGTGCTGATTGCCACGAATCTGAAAATATGAACCTGCATGTTCCCCGCCCTGCCCTGGTTGAAGCATTTGAACGGAATGACCGGGATGTAGAAGAGTCCTCTCATCAGGAAATGCGGAGTTTGGTTTGCGCTCAGTGTCATTCGGAGTATTATTTTAAGGGTTTGGGTAATTATCTTGTCTTTCCCTGGGATAACGGCAGGAGTGTTGAAGAGGTGGAAGCTTACTATGACGAACGGGATTTTTCCGACTGGACCCACGGCATCAGCAAAGCACCCATGATTAAAGCACAGCATCCCGATTATGAGTTGTTTAAGACGGGTATACACGCCGAGCGCGGACTGGCCTGTGCAGATTGTCACATGCCTTATACCAGTGAGGGCGGACAGAAATATACGGATCATAAGATTGTTTCTCCCCTGAATTATTTAGAAAAGACCTGCCTGGTATGCCATAAGGAATCGGAACAGGAGCTGATACAAAATGTTTACAGCCGCTTTGATAAGGTTAAGGAGAGCCAGTATCAACTGGAGAAGCTTTTGGTCAAAGCCCATTTCGAAGCCAGGAAGGCATGGGAGCTTGGAGCGTCTGAAGAACAGATGGAGGATGCCCTGATGGATATTCGCCATGCGCAGTGGAGATGGGGTTATGTAGCCAACAGCCATGGAGCACCATTTCATTCTCCCATTGAATCTTTGCGCATTTATAATACAGGCATTAATATAGCACATGAAGCCCGCATGAAACTGTCCCGTATTCTGGCTGGTCTTGGATTCAACAAGGAAGTTGAAGTACCGGATATTTCTACAAAAGCCAAAGCCCAGGAAGTTACCGGGCTGGATATGCAACATCTCAACCGGCAAAAGAAAAAATTCATGGAGGAAGTCGTCCCGGAATGGGAAGAAAAGGCTGCTGAAAGGGAAAAAACGTACGATATAAAAAAGGTGGACAATTAA
- the nrfH gene encoding cytochrome c nitrite reductase small subunit: MRKFIRKIIPPARWKVPVIFLLGIFAGLLVYVLYISKAHSYLSDRPSACVNCHIMAPQYATWFHSSHREVTHCNECHVPHDNFLNHYYFKAKDGLRHATIFTLRNEPQVIEIKQAGEEVVQQNCIRCHEQLIKNPEMLTQRTYHSVKERTERKCWDCHREVPHGRENSLSLTPNARVPVPESPVPEWLKKAVEE; this comes from the coding sequence ATGAGGAAATTCATTCGAAAAATAATACCCCCTGCTCGATGGAAAGTTCCTGTAATTTTCTTATTGGGAATATTTGCCGGACTTTTGGTGTATGTGTTATACATTTCTAAAGCCCATTCATACTTGTCCGACAGACCCTCCGCCTGTGTGAACTGCCACATTATGGCTCCGCAATATGCCACCTGGTTTCACAGTTCACACAGGGAAGTTACGCATTGCAATGAATGTCATGTACCTCACGATAATTTCCTGAATCATTATTATTTTAAGGCAAAAGACGGGTTAAGGCATGCTACCATATTTACACTGCGTAATGAACCGCAGGTAATAGAGATTAAGCAGGCAGGAGAAGAGGTTGTACAACAGAATTGCATCCGTTGTCATGAGCAGTTGATTAAAAATCCGGAGATGCTGACTCAACGAACTTATCATAGTGTAAAAGAACGAACCGAGAGGAAATGCTGGGATTGTCACCGGGAGGTACCCCATGGCAGGGAAAATAGTTTGTCATTGACACCTAATGCACGGGTACCGGTTCCGGAAAGCCCGGTTCCGGAATGGTTGAAGAAAGCGGTGGAGGAATGA